GGGCGGATCCACACCTCTACTGCAACTGTTGCGGTTCTTCCAGAGGCGGAAGAGGTAGAGGTTGAGATTCATGATAAAGATATCCGAGTGGACACTTTTGCATCCAGTGGACCTGGTGGACAAAGTGTAAACACAACCATGTCAGCTGTTCGGTTAACGCATGAACCAACAGGAATTGTTGTTTCCATTCAAGATGAAAAATCACAAATCAAGAACAAAGAAAAAGCGATGAAAGTGCTTCGCGCACGTGTCTATGATAAATTCCAACAGGAAGCACAAGCAGAATATGATGAAAACAGAAAGTCCGCGGTTGGAACAGGAGATCGTTCCGAACGTATTCGTACGTACAATTTTCCGCAAAATCGCGTGACAGATCACCGAATCGGTCTAACGATTCAAAAGCTTGATCAGATTATGCAAGGGAAGCTGGACGAATTCATTGATGCACTCGTTATGGAGGAACAAACTAAAAAGCTGGAACAAATTGGTGAATAAGATGACACAGGTACAAAAACAGTTCGAAGTCCTGCGCTGGGCTTCTCTTTTTTTAGAAAAACATCAACGTGAATCGCGAGTCGCAGAGATACTGTTGCAGCATTATTTAGGAGTAGATCGGCAGCAATTTTATATGCTAATGCGAGAGCCTGTGCCAGCTGAAATTGTGGATAAGTTCAAAGCTGCAATTGAACAGCATGCCAAAACAGGTATCCCAGTACAGCACTTGACAGGATACGAGGTGTTTTATGGCAGAGAATTTATTGTGAATGAACATGTGCTAATTCCGCGACCGGAGACAGAAGAACTTGTTCAGCATATTATTCAATCTACTGACGCAGCTAATGGAGACCCCCTGACAATTATTGATGTTGGGACAGGAAGCGGCATTATCGCAATTACATTGGCATTGGAAATACCGAATTCAGTTGTTTATGCTACAGATATTTCTAAAGATGCGTTGGAAGTTGCTAAAAAAAATGCCGAGCAGCTAGATGCAAATGTTCATTTTCTTCAAGGGGATTTTTTACAGCCTGCAATTGAAAAAAAACTTCAAGTAGACTTTCTAGTGTCAAATCCTCCGTATATTGCAAAGTCAGAAGCAGCCAGCCTTTCAGATACTGTAAAACATTTTGACCCGGAATTAGCGCTATTTGCGGAAGCTGATGGTCTTGCAGCTTATCAAGCAATAATTGATCAAGCGCCAAAGATTATAAAGACGAATGCAACATTAGCGTTTGAAATTGGTCATGAACAAGGTGAAGCAGTTCATGCGATTATTCAAGAAACCTTTTCAGAAAGCATTGTTGCTACGATACAGGATATCAATGGCAAGGATCGGATTGCAGCAGCAGAAGTAACAAAAATATAAAATTTGCTAGAATACTAGTTTAAAATCATTTTGACCTGTCCATACTGGCAATTAACGAGTTGGAGAGGGGAATTTCGAAATGAAAAAGCTAGTATTTTTTGTACTTATATGTTTTGTATTATATTTTTCGTTGCCAATAAATGGAGTAAGCAAGGAACTGAAAGATGAAGAAGAGGATTATCAAGTAATTCCAGATGAAGCAATTCGTTTGCGAATACTTGCAAATAGTGATAGCGAACAAGACCAAGCATTAAAATTAGAGGTTCGAGACCGTGTTAATGAAGTAGTCACAGAGTGGGTACAGCATATTACAGATATCGATGAGGCGCGCAGATTAATAGAGTCCCGTATTCCAGAATTGGAGCAAATTGTGAAAAACACAATCGACGAACAAGGCACAGAGAATGAATATAGTGTGGAATATGGAGAAAATATAACTTTTCCAGCAAAGCTCTATGGTTCCTTTTTATATCCAGCAGGTGAATATGAGGCAATTTTAATTACATTAGGTGAAGGAAATGGTTCAAATTGGTGGTGCGTATTGTTCCCGCCATTATGTTTTCTTGACTTTTCAGGAGGCACAACAGTAGCAGAGGCTGCAGATGAAGAAACAGTAGCAGAGGAAGAGGTTGAAGAGAAAGAAACAGAAATTAAATTTTTCTTATTTGAATGGTT
This region of Oceanobacillus sp. FSL K6-2867 genomic DNA includes:
- the spoIIR gene encoding stage II sporulation protein R, whose product is MKKLVFFVLICFVLYFSLPINGVSKELKDEEEDYQVIPDEAIRLRILANSDSEQDQALKLEVRDRVNEVVTEWVQHITDIDEARRLIESRIPELEQIVKNTIDEQGTENEYSVEYGENITFPAKLYGSFLYPAGEYEAILITLGEGNGSNWWCVLFPPLCFLDFSGGTTVAEAADEETVAEEEVEEKETEIKFFLFEWFGWS
- the prmC gene encoding peptide chain release factor N(5)-glutamine methyltransferase — its product is MTQVQKQFEVLRWASLFLEKHQRESRVAEILLQHYLGVDRQQFYMLMREPVPAEIVDKFKAAIEQHAKTGIPVQHLTGYEVFYGREFIVNEHVLIPRPETEELVQHIIQSTDAANGDPLTIIDVGTGSGIIAITLALEIPNSVVYATDISKDALEVAKKNAEQLDANVHFLQGDFLQPAIEKKLQVDFLVSNPPYIAKSEAASLSDTVKHFDPELALFAEADGLAAYQAIIDQAPKIIKTNATLAFEIGHEQGEAVHAIIQETFSESIVATIQDINGKDRIAAAEVTKI